The Petrotoga sp. 9PW.55.5.1 genomic sequence ACCAAGAATTTTAAAGAAAGCACTCATTTCTTTTAATTCACTCAGCGCTTCTTTTACACCTTCATCATTTATATGACCTTCAAAATCTATATAAAACAGGTATTCACCTAATTGTTTTTTTGTTGGTCTAGATTCAATTCTCGTCAAATTTATATTTTTCTTTTGAAAGCTTTCAAGCATACTGTAAAGAACACCGGCTCTATTATGCTTAGGAGAACATATAATGGATGTTTTGTATTTTAAATCTTTATTTAAAGGGGGCAAATTCTTTGAACTTGTAATTACAAAAAAACGTGTTAAGTTATTATCAGAATCTTGTATATCTTCTGCTAAAACATTAGGATTATAAATCTTTATGACATTTTCAGAAGCTATAGCGGCACTATTTGTTTCTTCTTTTATTAATTCACATGCCACAGCAGTACTGGCAGTAAAAATAATTTCAGGATGGTTCAATTTATTCTTTATAAACTTACTACATTGACCTATTGCTTGCTGATGAGAATACACTTTTTTTATACTTTGCAAGTCAATATCTTCAAAAGACACTAAAAAATGTCTAACAGGAACTACACATTCTCCTACTACTAAAATGTCAGATACTTCGGAGAGTAAATCCATCGACATATTTACAGATCCCTCTACTGAATTTTCTATTGGTACGATTCCAAAATCCACAAGTTTTTCTCTAACTTTATCAAAAACTTCTGAGATAGAACTTACGGGTATAAAATCAGCTTTTTCTTTGAAATATCTAATGGATGCCATTTCACTGAAAGTCCCTTTTGGGCCCAAATAAGCGCATTTAATTCTCTCGTTGATTCCCAAATTTATTACCCCTTGAAATAAAAAGATTACGATAATAGTTTCATATTAGTATACAATTTGAAAAAAATTTCATTTTTCCTAATTACGGGTAAATATTTAAGATTATCTTAAATTATTAGCGATTATACATCCAAATCTTGATTATTGCAAGTTTTGAAAAAAATTTCACTAAAACATCTTTAAACTCCATATTTAAAAAGCTTTCTAAAATCTTGATAAAAATAGTCAATTAATGATTAAAATATTATTTACATAAAAATAACCAACTATTTACTTAAACTTATCTTCAAAAAAATTAAATCTCTTTTTGGTGTTAAAAGGTTTTTCTCAAAACCAATGAAAGATAAAAAACTTCTCAAAAACATATTTTGTCTCAAAAGTTGAGAATTAAGTTGTTAATCCAACTTAATTGTCTTTATTTATCTTAGAATGGATATAATTAGCGATAATTGAATTTTGTTTTTAAAAAAGTTCAG encodes the following:
- the pheA gene encoding prephenate dehydratase translates to MGINERIKCAYLGPKGTFSEMASIRYFKEKADFIPVSSISEVFDKVREKLVDFGIVPIENSVEGSVNMSMDLLSEVSDILVVGECVVPVRHFLVSFEDIDLQSIKKVYSHQQAIGQCSKFIKNKLNHPEIIFTASTAVACELIKEETNSAAIASENVIKIYNPNVLAEDIQDSDNNLTRFFVITSSKNLPPLNKDLKYKTSIICSPKHNRAGVLYSMLESFQKKNINLTRIESRPTKKQLGEYLFYIDFEGHINDEGVKEALSELKEMSAFFKILGSYPIW